One Phaseolus vulgaris cultivar G19833 chromosome 11, P. vulgaris v2.0, whole genome shotgun sequence genomic window carries:
- the LOC137828647 gene encoding dynamin-related protein 5A isoform X4 produces MFLPRTFHSTPHQHTSVTVATMSSSTVAGSDTPPSFTATPSKTPSSKASSRRSQAESKSRFEAYNRLQAAAVAFSETMSIPEIVAVGGQSDGKSSLLEALLGFRFNVREVEMGTRRPLILQMVHDASALEPRCRFQEEDSEEYGSPLVLASAIADIIKSRTEALLKKTKAAVSPKPIVMRAEYAHCPNLTIIDTPGFVLKAKKGEPENTPDEILSMVKSLASPPHRILLFLQQSSVEWCSSLWLDAIREIDPTYRRTVIVVSKFDNRLKEFGDRWEVDRYLSASGYLGDSTHPFFVALPKDRGNVSNDEFRRQISQVDSEVLRHLREGVKGGFDEEKFKSYIGFGRLRDFLESELQKKYKEAAPATLALLEQRCSEVTSELARMDSKIQATSDVSHLRKFAMLHVASISNHVGALIDGAADPSPEQWGKTTVEERSQSGIGVWPGVIACVNPPNATLRLYGGAAFERVMHEFRCAAYSIECPSVSREKVANILLAHAGRGGGRGRTEAAAEIARAAAKSWLAPLLDTACDRLAFVLGSLFDLALERNRIRDLECGITGGNMDGYVGFHAALRCAYNRFIGNLAKNCKQLVRHHLDSATSPYSQVCYFNDYEPSYNKFSQASASSFFLELSDTSSASRDARRDQENIPPENNAQETTPGDAAYGVVKKELGICNDVGPRKRASRMGGNSKNSDYVTLQNGGVLFGNGERSGSAYTDICISAAQHFARIREVLVERGVTSTLNSGFLTPCRDRIFVALGLDLFAVNDEKFMDMFVAPGAIDVLQSERESLMKRQKILQSCLNEFKTVAQGL; encoded by the exons ATGTTTCTCCCCCGTACTTTCCATTCCACTCCACACCAGCACACCTCCGTCACCGTCGCTACTATGTCGTCCTCCACCGTGGCCGGTTCTGACACACCCCCCTCATTCACAGCGACTCCCTCGAAAACCCCGTCGTCCAAGGCGAGCAGCCGGCGGAGCCAGGCGGAGTCGAAGTCCCGGTTTGAGGCGTACAACCGGCTGCAGGCCGCGGCTGTGGCGTTCAGCGAGACGATGTCGATCCCGGAGATCGTGGCGGTCGGGGGCCAGTCAGACGGGAAGAGTTCGCTCCTAGAGGCGCTCCTCGGATTCCGGTTCAACGTGCGCGAGGTCGAGATGGGCACTCGCAGACCCCTCATACTCCAGATGGTTCACGACGCCTCCGCTCTCGAACCCCGATGTCGCTTTCAG GAGGAGGATTCAGAAGAGTATGGAAGTCCCTTAGTTTTGGCATCTGCGATTGCTGACATTATAAAGTCCAGAACTGAGGCACTTTTGAAGAAAACCAAGGCAGCAGTTTCTCCCAAGCCAATTGTAATGAGAGCCGAGTATGCACATTGTCCTAACCTTACTATTATTGACACACCTGGGTTTGTTCTTAAG GCAAAGAAGGGTGAGCCAGAGAACACACCCGATGAAATCCTTTCCATGGTGAAGTCCTTGGCTAGTCCTCCTCATCGCATACTCTTGTTCCTTCAGCAAAGTAGTGTTGAGTGGTGCTCTTCGTTGTGGTTGGATGCCATTCGCGAAATTGACCCAACATATAGGCGGACAGTGATTGTTGTCTCCAAATTTGACAACCGTCTAAAG GAATTTGGTGACCGGTGGGAAGTGGATCGCTATTTGAGTGCGAGTGGTTACCTTGGAGATAGCACTCACCCCTTTTTTGTGGCACTTCCAAAGGATAGGGGTAATGTTTCAAATGATGAGTTCAGGAGGCAGATTTCTCAGGTGGACTCAGAGGTTCTTCGTCATTTGCGTGAGGGTGTCAAGGGAGGTTTTGATGAAGAAAAATTCAAATCCTATATTGGATTTGGTCGTCTGAGAGATTTTTTGGAGTCGGAGCTTCAAAAGAAGTACAAAGAAGCCGCCCCAGCAACGCTTGCTTTGCTAGAGCAACGCTGCAGTGAAGTGACTTCTGAACTTGCTAGAATGGATTCGAAAATACAGGCCACTTCAGATGTTTCCCATCTCAGGAAATTTGCAATGCTGCATGTGGCTTCTATCAGCAACCATGTG GGTGCATTGATTGATGGTGCTGCAGATCCTTCCCCTGAGCAGTGGGGGAAAACAACAGTAGAAGAGAGGTCACAAAGTGGTATTGGGGTTTGGCCTGGTGTCATTGCCTGTGTAAACCCCCCCAATGCTACTCTTCGTCTTTATGGAGGAGCTGCATTTGAGAGGGTGATGCATGAATTTCGCTGTGCCGCATATTCCATAGAATGCCCGTCAGTGTCGAGGGAGAAG GTTGCAAATATATTACTCGCCCACGCTGGTCGAGGTGGGGGAAGAGGAAGAACAGAGGCTGCTGCAGAGATTGCTCGAGCCGCTGCTAAATCATGGCTTGCTCCTCTTCTTGACACTGCTTGTGACAGACTTGCTTTTGTCTTGGGAAGTTTATTTGATTTGGCTTTAGAAAGAAACCGTATTCGAGATTTAGAAT GTGGGATTACAGGGGGAAACATGGATGGCTATGTAGGTTTCCATGCTGCTTTAAGATGTGCTTACAATCGCTTCATAGGGAATCTTGCCAAGAATTGCAAGCAGCTTGTAAGACACCACCTTGATTCAGCTACTAGTCCATACTCACAGGTCTGCTACTTCAATGACTATGAACCCTCTTATAACAAATTCAGCCAGGCTTCAGCCTCTTCGTTTTTCCTTGAGCTAAGTGATACTAGTTCAGCTTCCCGTGACGCAAGGAGGGATCAGGAAAATATACCTCCAGAAAACAATGCACAAGAAACCACACCAG GTGATGCAGCATATGGGGTGGTTAAAAAGGAGCTTGGAATTTGCAATGACGTGGGACCAAGAAAGAGAGCGTCCAGAATGGGAGGGAATTCCAAAAATTCTGACTATGTGACGTTGCAAAATGGTGGCGTTTTATTTGGAAATGGAGAGAGATCTGGTTCAGCTTACACGGATATTTGTATATCAGCTGCCCAGCATTTTGCACGTATTCGTGAAGTTCTTGTTGAGAGAGGCGTGACATCAACATTAAATTCTGGATTTCTAACCCCTTG CCGAGACCGGATATTCGTGGCTCTTGGGTTGGATTTATTTGCTGTGAACGATGAGAAATTCATGGACATGTTTGTAGCTCCTGGTGCCATAGATGTGCTACAAAGTGAACGAGAGTCTCTCATGAAGCGTCAGAAGATACTCCAATCTTGCTTGAATGAATTCAAAACTGTTGCTCAGGGACTATGA
- the LOC137828647 gene encoding dynamin-related protein 5A isoform X2: MFLPRTFHSTPHQHTSVTVATMSSSTVAGSDTPPSFTATPSKTPSSKASSRRSQAESKSRFEAYNRLQAAAVAFSETMSIPEIVAVGGQSDGKSSLLEALLGFRFNVREVEMGTRRPLILQMVHDASALEPRCRFQEEDSEEYGSPLVLASAIADIIKSRTEALLKKTKAAVSPKPIVMRAEYAHCPNLTIIDTPGFVLKAKKGEPENTPDEILSMVKSLASPPHRILLFLQQSSVEWCSSLWLDAIREIDPTYRRTVIVVSKFDNRLKEFGDRWEVDRYLSASGYLGDSTHPFFVALPKDRGNVSNDEFRRQISQVDSEVLRHLREGVKGGFDEEKFKSYIGFGRLRDFLESELQKKYKEAAPATLALLEQRCSEVTSELARMDSKIQATSDVSHLRKFAMLHVASISNHVGALIDGAADPSPEQWGKTTVEERSQSGIGVWPGVIACVNPPNATLRLYGGAAFERVMHEFRCAAYSIECPSVSREKVANILLAHAGRGGGRGRTEAAAEIARAAAKSWLAPLLDTACDRLAFVLGSLFDLALERNRIRDLECGITGGNMDGYVGFHAALRCAYNRFIGNLAKNCKQLVRHHLDSATSPYSQVCYFNDYEPSYNKFSQASASSFFLELSDTSSASRDARRDQENIPPENNAQETTPGKAAETRDALRESHITIPETPSPDQPGDAAYGVVKKELGICNDVGPRKRASRMGGNSKNSDYVTLQNGGVLFGNGERSGSAYTDICISAAQHFARIREVLVERGVTSTLNSGFLTPCRDRIFVALGLDLFAVNDEKFMDMFVAPGAIDVLQSERESLMKRQKILQSCLNEFKTVAQGL; this comes from the exons ATGTTTCTCCCCCGTACTTTCCATTCCACTCCACACCAGCACACCTCCGTCACCGTCGCTACTATGTCGTCCTCCACCGTGGCCGGTTCTGACACACCCCCCTCATTCACAGCGACTCCCTCGAAAACCCCGTCGTCCAAGGCGAGCAGCCGGCGGAGCCAGGCGGAGTCGAAGTCCCGGTTTGAGGCGTACAACCGGCTGCAGGCCGCGGCTGTGGCGTTCAGCGAGACGATGTCGATCCCGGAGATCGTGGCGGTCGGGGGCCAGTCAGACGGGAAGAGTTCGCTCCTAGAGGCGCTCCTCGGATTCCGGTTCAACGTGCGCGAGGTCGAGATGGGCACTCGCAGACCCCTCATACTCCAGATGGTTCACGACGCCTCCGCTCTCGAACCCCGATGTCGCTTTCAG GAGGAGGATTCAGAAGAGTATGGAAGTCCCTTAGTTTTGGCATCTGCGATTGCTGACATTATAAAGTCCAGAACTGAGGCACTTTTGAAGAAAACCAAGGCAGCAGTTTCTCCCAAGCCAATTGTAATGAGAGCCGAGTATGCACATTGTCCTAACCTTACTATTATTGACACACCTGGGTTTGTTCTTAAG GCAAAGAAGGGTGAGCCAGAGAACACACCCGATGAAATCCTTTCCATGGTGAAGTCCTTGGCTAGTCCTCCTCATCGCATACTCTTGTTCCTTCAGCAAAGTAGTGTTGAGTGGTGCTCTTCGTTGTGGTTGGATGCCATTCGCGAAATTGACCCAACATATAGGCGGACAGTGATTGTTGTCTCCAAATTTGACAACCGTCTAAAG GAATTTGGTGACCGGTGGGAAGTGGATCGCTATTTGAGTGCGAGTGGTTACCTTGGAGATAGCACTCACCCCTTTTTTGTGGCACTTCCAAAGGATAGGGGTAATGTTTCAAATGATGAGTTCAGGAGGCAGATTTCTCAGGTGGACTCAGAGGTTCTTCGTCATTTGCGTGAGGGTGTCAAGGGAGGTTTTGATGAAGAAAAATTCAAATCCTATATTGGATTTGGTCGTCTGAGAGATTTTTTGGAGTCGGAGCTTCAAAAGAAGTACAAAGAAGCCGCCCCAGCAACGCTTGCTTTGCTAGAGCAACGCTGCAGTGAAGTGACTTCTGAACTTGCTAGAATGGATTCGAAAATACAGGCCACTTCAGATGTTTCCCATCTCAGGAAATTTGCAATGCTGCATGTGGCTTCTATCAGCAACCATGTG GGTGCATTGATTGATGGTGCTGCAGATCCTTCCCCTGAGCAGTGGGGGAAAACAACAGTAGAAGAGAGGTCACAAAGTGGTATTGGGGTTTGGCCTGGTGTCATTGCCTGTGTAAACCCCCCCAATGCTACTCTTCGTCTTTATGGAGGAGCTGCATTTGAGAGGGTGATGCATGAATTTCGCTGTGCCGCATATTCCATAGAATGCCCGTCAGTGTCGAGGGAGAAG GTTGCAAATATATTACTCGCCCACGCTGGTCGAGGTGGGGGAAGAGGAAGAACAGAGGCTGCTGCAGAGATTGCTCGAGCCGCTGCTAAATCATGGCTTGCTCCTCTTCTTGACACTGCTTGTGACAGACTTGCTTTTGTCTTGGGAAGTTTATTTGATTTGGCTTTAGAAAGAAACCGTATTCGAGATTTAGAAT GTGGGATTACAGGGGGAAACATGGATGGCTATGTAGGTTTCCATGCTGCTTTAAGATGTGCTTACAATCGCTTCATAGGGAATCTTGCCAAGAATTGCAAGCAGCTTGTAAGACACCACCTTGATTCAGCTACTAGTCCATACTCACAGGTCTGCTACTTCAATGACTATGAACCCTCTTATAACAAATTCAGCCAGGCTTCAGCCTCTTCGTTTTTCCTTGAGCTAAGTGATACTAGTTCAGCTTCCCGTGACGCAAGGAGGGATCAGGAAAATATACCTCCAGAAAACAATGCACAAGAAACCACACCAGGTAAAGCAGCAGAAACTAGAGATGCCTTGAGAGAAAGTCACATAACTATCCCTGAGACCCCATCTCCTGATCAACCAGGTGATGCAGCATATGGGGTGGTTAAAAAGGAGCTTGGAATTTGCAATGACGTGGGACCAAGAAAGAGAGCGTCCAGAATGGGAGGGAATTCCAAAAATTCTGACTATGTGACGTTGCAAAATGGTGGCGTTTTATTTGGAAATGGAGAGAGATCTGGTTCAGCTTACACGGATATTTGTATATCAGCTGCCCAGCATTTTGCACGTATTCGTGAAGTTCTTGTTGAGAGAGGCGTGACATCAACATTAAATTCTGGATTTCTAACCCCTTG CCGAGACCGGATATTCGTGGCTCTTGGGTTGGATTTATTTGCTGTGAACGATGAGAAATTCATGGACATGTTTGTAGCTCCTGGTGCCATAGATGTGCTACAAAGTGAACGAGAGTCTCTCATGAAGCGTCAGAAGATACTCCAATCTTGCTTGAATGAATTCAAAACTGTTGCTCAGGGACTATGA
- the LOC137828647 gene encoding dynamin-related protein 5A isoform X3 → MFLPRTFHSTPHQHTSVTVATMSSSTVAGSDTPPSFTATPSKTPSSKASSRRSQAESKSRFEAYNRLQAAAVAFSETMSIPEIVAVGGQSDGKSSLLEALLGFRFNVREVEMGTRRPLILQMVHDASALEPRCRFQEEDSEEYGSPLVLASAIADIIKSRTEALLKKTKAAVSPKPIVMRAEYAHCPNLTIIDTPGFVLKAKKGEPENTPDEILSMVKSLASPPHRILLFLQQSSVEWCSSLWLDAIREIDPTYRRTVIVVSKFDNRLKEFGDRWEVDRYLSASGYLGDSTHPFFVALPKDRGNVSNDEFRRQISQVDSEVLRHLREGVKGGFDEEKFKSYIGFGRLRDFLESELQKKYKEAAPATLALLEQRCSEVTSELARMDSKIQATSDVSHLRKFAMLHVASISNHVGALIDGAADPSPEQWGKTTVEERSQSGIGVWPGVIACVNPPNATLRLYGGAAFERVMHEFRCAAYSIECPSVSREKVANILLAHAGRGGGRGRTEAAAEIARAAAKSWLAPLLDTACDRLAFVLGSLFDLALERNRIRDLEWGNMDGYVGFHAALRCAYNRFIGNLAKNCKQLVRHHLDSATSPYSQVCYFNDYEPSYNKFSQASASSFFLELSDTSSASRDARRDQENIPPENNAQETTPGDAAYGVVKKELGICNDVGPRKRASRMGGNSKNSDYVTLQNGGVLFGNGERSGSAYTDICISAAQHFARIREVLVERGVTSTLNSGFLTPCRDRIFVALGLDLFAVNDEKFMDMFVAPGAIDVLQSERESLMKRQKILQSCLNEFKTVAQGL, encoded by the exons ATGTTTCTCCCCCGTACTTTCCATTCCACTCCACACCAGCACACCTCCGTCACCGTCGCTACTATGTCGTCCTCCACCGTGGCCGGTTCTGACACACCCCCCTCATTCACAGCGACTCCCTCGAAAACCCCGTCGTCCAAGGCGAGCAGCCGGCGGAGCCAGGCGGAGTCGAAGTCCCGGTTTGAGGCGTACAACCGGCTGCAGGCCGCGGCTGTGGCGTTCAGCGAGACGATGTCGATCCCGGAGATCGTGGCGGTCGGGGGCCAGTCAGACGGGAAGAGTTCGCTCCTAGAGGCGCTCCTCGGATTCCGGTTCAACGTGCGCGAGGTCGAGATGGGCACTCGCAGACCCCTCATACTCCAGATGGTTCACGACGCCTCCGCTCTCGAACCCCGATGTCGCTTTCAG GAGGAGGATTCAGAAGAGTATGGAAGTCCCTTAGTTTTGGCATCTGCGATTGCTGACATTATAAAGTCCAGAACTGAGGCACTTTTGAAGAAAACCAAGGCAGCAGTTTCTCCCAAGCCAATTGTAATGAGAGCCGAGTATGCACATTGTCCTAACCTTACTATTATTGACACACCTGGGTTTGTTCTTAAG GCAAAGAAGGGTGAGCCAGAGAACACACCCGATGAAATCCTTTCCATGGTGAAGTCCTTGGCTAGTCCTCCTCATCGCATACTCTTGTTCCTTCAGCAAAGTAGTGTTGAGTGGTGCTCTTCGTTGTGGTTGGATGCCATTCGCGAAATTGACCCAACATATAGGCGGACAGTGATTGTTGTCTCCAAATTTGACAACCGTCTAAAG GAATTTGGTGACCGGTGGGAAGTGGATCGCTATTTGAGTGCGAGTGGTTACCTTGGAGATAGCACTCACCCCTTTTTTGTGGCACTTCCAAAGGATAGGGGTAATGTTTCAAATGATGAGTTCAGGAGGCAGATTTCTCAGGTGGACTCAGAGGTTCTTCGTCATTTGCGTGAGGGTGTCAAGGGAGGTTTTGATGAAGAAAAATTCAAATCCTATATTGGATTTGGTCGTCTGAGAGATTTTTTGGAGTCGGAGCTTCAAAAGAAGTACAAAGAAGCCGCCCCAGCAACGCTTGCTTTGCTAGAGCAACGCTGCAGTGAAGTGACTTCTGAACTTGCTAGAATGGATTCGAAAATACAGGCCACTTCAGATGTTTCCCATCTCAGGAAATTTGCAATGCTGCATGTGGCTTCTATCAGCAACCATGTG GGTGCATTGATTGATGGTGCTGCAGATCCTTCCCCTGAGCAGTGGGGGAAAACAACAGTAGAAGAGAGGTCACAAAGTGGTATTGGGGTTTGGCCTGGTGTCATTGCCTGTGTAAACCCCCCCAATGCTACTCTTCGTCTTTATGGAGGAGCTGCATTTGAGAGGGTGATGCATGAATTTCGCTGTGCCGCATATTCCATAGAATGCCCGTCAGTGTCGAGGGAGAAG GTTGCAAATATATTACTCGCCCACGCTGGTCGAGGTGGGGGAAGAGGAAGAACAGAGGCTGCTGCAGAGATTGCTCGAGCCGCTGCTAAATCATGGCTTGCTCCTCTTCTTGACACTGCTTGTGACAGACTTGCTTTTGTCTTGGGAAGTTTATTTGATTTGGCTTTAGAAAGAAACCGTATTCGAGATTTAGAAT GGGGAAACATGGATGGCTATGTAGGTTTCCATGCTGCTTTAAGATGTGCTTACAATCGCTTCATAGGGAATCTTGCCAAGAATTGCAAGCAGCTTGTAAGACACCACCTTGATTCAGCTACTAGTCCATACTCACAGGTCTGCTACTTCAATGACTATGAACCCTCTTATAACAAATTCAGCCAGGCTTCAGCCTCTTCGTTTTTCCTTGAGCTAAGTGATACTAGTTCAGCTTCCCGTGACGCAAGGAGGGATCAGGAAAATATACCTCCAGAAAACAATGCACAAGAAACCACACCAG GTGATGCAGCATATGGGGTGGTTAAAAAGGAGCTTGGAATTTGCAATGACGTGGGACCAAGAAAGAGAGCGTCCAGAATGGGAGGGAATTCCAAAAATTCTGACTATGTGACGTTGCAAAATGGTGGCGTTTTATTTGGAAATGGAGAGAGATCTGGTTCAGCTTACACGGATATTTGTATATCAGCTGCCCAGCATTTTGCACGTATTCGTGAAGTTCTTGTTGAGAGAGGCGTGACATCAACATTAAATTCTGGATTTCTAACCCCTTG CCGAGACCGGATATTCGTGGCTCTTGGGTTGGATTTATTTGCTGTGAACGATGAGAAATTCATGGACATGTTTGTAGCTCCTGGTGCCATAGATGTGCTACAAAGTGAACGAGAGTCTCTCATGAAGCGTCAGAAGATACTCCAATCTTGCTTGAATGAATTCAAAACTGTTGCTCAGGGACTATGA
- the LOC137828647 gene encoding dynamin-related protein 5A isoform X1: protein MFLPRTFHSTPHQHTSVTVATMSSSTVAGSDTPPSFTATPSKTPSSKASSRRSQAESKSRFEAYNRLQAAAVAFSETMSIPEIVAVGGQSDGKSSLLEALLGFRFNVREVEMGTRRPLILQMVHDASALEPRCRFQEEDSEEYGSPLVLASAIADIIKSRTEALLKKTKAAVSPKPIVMRAEYAHCPNLTIIDTPGFVLKAKKGEPENTPDEILSMVKSLASPPHRILLFLQQSSVEWCSSLWLDAIREIDPTYRRTVIVVSKFDNRLKEFGDRWEVDRYLSASGYLGDSTHPFFVALPKDRGNVSNDEFRRQISQVDSEVLRHLREGVKGGFDEEKFKSYIGFGRLRDFLESELQKKYKEAAPATLALLEQRCSEVTSELARMDSKIQATSDVSHLRKFAMLHVASISNHVGALIDGAADPSPEQWGKTTVEERSQSGIGVWPGVIACVNPPNATLRLYGGAAFERVMHEFRCAAYSIECPSVSREKVANILLAHAGRGGGRGRTEAAAEIARAAAKSWLAPLLDTACDRLAFVLGSLFDLALERNRIRDLEWGNMDGYVGFHAALRCAYNRFIGNLAKNCKQLVRHHLDSATSPYSQVCYFNDYEPSYNKFSQASASSFFLELSDTSSASRDARRDQENIPPENNAQETTPGKAAETRDALRESHITIPETPSPDQPGDAAYGVVKKELGICNDVGPRKRASRMGGNSKNSDYVTLQNGGVLFGNGERSGSAYTDICISAAQHFARIREVLVERGVTSTLNSGFLTPCRDRIFVALGLDLFAVNDEKFMDMFVAPGAIDVLQSERESLMKRQKILQSCLNEFKTVAQGL, encoded by the exons ATGTTTCTCCCCCGTACTTTCCATTCCACTCCACACCAGCACACCTCCGTCACCGTCGCTACTATGTCGTCCTCCACCGTGGCCGGTTCTGACACACCCCCCTCATTCACAGCGACTCCCTCGAAAACCCCGTCGTCCAAGGCGAGCAGCCGGCGGAGCCAGGCGGAGTCGAAGTCCCGGTTTGAGGCGTACAACCGGCTGCAGGCCGCGGCTGTGGCGTTCAGCGAGACGATGTCGATCCCGGAGATCGTGGCGGTCGGGGGCCAGTCAGACGGGAAGAGTTCGCTCCTAGAGGCGCTCCTCGGATTCCGGTTCAACGTGCGCGAGGTCGAGATGGGCACTCGCAGACCCCTCATACTCCAGATGGTTCACGACGCCTCCGCTCTCGAACCCCGATGTCGCTTTCAG GAGGAGGATTCAGAAGAGTATGGAAGTCCCTTAGTTTTGGCATCTGCGATTGCTGACATTATAAAGTCCAGAACTGAGGCACTTTTGAAGAAAACCAAGGCAGCAGTTTCTCCCAAGCCAATTGTAATGAGAGCCGAGTATGCACATTGTCCTAACCTTACTATTATTGACACACCTGGGTTTGTTCTTAAG GCAAAGAAGGGTGAGCCAGAGAACACACCCGATGAAATCCTTTCCATGGTGAAGTCCTTGGCTAGTCCTCCTCATCGCATACTCTTGTTCCTTCAGCAAAGTAGTGTTGAGTGGTGCTCTTCGTTGTGGTTGGATGCCATTCGCGAAATTGACCCAACATATAGGCGGACAGTGATTGTTGTCTCCAAATTTGACAACCGTCTAAAG GAATTTGGTGACCGGTGGGAAGTGGATCGCTATTTGAGTGCGAGTGGTTACCTTGGAGATAGCACTCACCCCTTTTTTGTGGCACTTCCAAAGGATAGGGGTAATGTTTCAAATGATGAGTTCAGGAGGCAGATTTCTCAGGTGGACTCAGAGGTTCTTCGTCATTTGCGTGAGGGTGTCAAGGGAGGTTTTGATGAAGAAAAATTCAAATCCTATATTGGATTTGGTCGTCTGAGAGATTTTTTGGAGTCGGAGCTTCAAAAGAAGTACAAAGAAGCCGCCCCAGCAACGCTTGCTTTGCTAGAGCAACGCTGCAGTGAAGTGACTTCTGAACTTGCTAGAATGGATTCGAAAATACAGGCCACTTCAGATGTTTCCCATCTCAGGAAATTTGCAATGCTGCATGTGGCTTCTATCAGCAACCATGTG GGTGCATTGATTGATGGTGCTGCAGATCCTTCCCCTGAGCAGTGGGGGAAAACAACAGTAGAAGAGAGGTCACAAAGTGGTATTGGGGTTTGGCCTGGTGTCATTGCCTGTGTAAACCCCCCCAATGCTACTCTTCGTCTTTATGGAGGAGCTGCATTTGAGAGGGTGATGCATGAATTTCGCTGTGCCGCATATTCCATAGAATGCCCGTCAGTGTCGAGGGAGAAG GTTGCAAATATATTACTCGCCCACGCTGGTCGAGGTGGGGGAAGAGGAAGAACAGAGGCTGCTGCAGAGATTGCTCGAGCCGCTGCTAAATCATGGCTTGCTCCTCTTCTTGACACTGCTTGTGACAGACTTGCTTTTGTCTTGGGAAGTTTATTTGATTTGGCTTTAGAAAGAAACCGTATTCGAGATTTAGAAT GGGGAAACATGGATGGCTATGTAGGTTTCCATGCTGCTTTAAGATGTGCTTACAATCGCTTCATAGGGAATCTTGCCAAGAATTGCAAGCAGCTTGTAAGACACCACCTTGATTCAGCTACTAGTCCATACTCACAGGTCTGCTACTTCAATGACTATGAACCCTCTTATAACAAATTCAGCCAGGCTTCAGCCTCTTCGTTTTTCCTTGAGCTAAGTGATACTAGTTCAGCTTCCCGTGACGCAAGGAGGGATCAGGAAAATATACCTCCAGAAAACAATGCACAAGAAACCACACCAGGTAAAGCAGCAGAAACTAGAGATGCCTTGAGAGAAAGTCACATAACTATCCCTGAGACCCCATCTCCTGATCAACCAGGTGATGCAGCATATGGGGTGGTTAAAAAGGAGCTTGGAATTTGCAATGACGTGGGACCAAGAAAGAGAGCGTCCAGAATGGGAGGGAATTCCAAAAATTCTGACTATGTGACGTTGCAAAATGGTGGCGTTTTATTTGGAAATGGAGAGAGATCTGGTTCAGCTTACACGGATATTTGTATATCAGCTGCCCAGCATTTTGCACGTATTCGTGAAGTTCTTGTTGAGAGAGGCGTGACATCAACATTAAATTCTGGATTTCTAACCCCTTG CCGAGACCGGATATTCGTGGCTCTTGGGTTGGATTTATTTGCTGTGAACGATGAGAAATTCATGGACATGTTTGTAGCTCCTGGTGCCATAGATGTGCTACAAAGTGAACGAGAGTCTCTCATGAAGCGTCAGAAGATACTCCAATCTTGCTTGAATGAATTCAAAACTGTTGCTCAGGGACTATGA